The following proteins come from a genomic window of Marinihelvus fidelis:
- a CDS encoding nucleoside hydrolase encodes MKTFILVLLLMWSGATALAAPKIIFDTDFGGDADDLGALAMLHNLQKAGHCELLAIGNWNTERYAQSAIVATNRFYGQGDIPVGLRPGDGWAADWQYSRPVAEALPELAPDPTEAAPSVVDVYRATLAAQAPGTVQFVTVGPLANILALLESGPDEHSDMGGRELVASRVQRFVIMGGQYPQGDNEWNFDGDQPGVTRRTLEMIDVPVVFSGYELGEPIRTGPALAKLPEKHPLRVGYRYFSQHAFWMKDRFTGQILDNASYDQTAVLFAVLGGEGEWWSLSQPGTVLADDEGGNRWQPDPQGRHRYLVAETAPDNIAAVIREWMMK; translated from the coding sequence ATGAAGACATTTATCCTTGTACTGCTGCTGATGTGGTCCGGCGCGACCGCGTTGGCTGCGCCCAAAATCATCTTCGACACCGATTTCGGCGGCGATGCCGACGACCTGGGCGCCCTGGCCATGCTGCACAACCTGCAAAAAGCGGGTCACTGCGAGCTGCTGGCCATTGGCAACTGGAACACCGAGCGTTACGCCCAGTCCGCCATCGTGGCCACCAACCGCTTCTATGGCCAGGGCGACATCCCGGTCGGCCTGCGGCCGGGCGATGGCTGGGCGGCCGACTGGCAGTACTCGCGCCCGGTGGCTGAAGCGCTGCCGGAGTTGGCGCCCGACCCCACTGAAGCCGCGCCGTCGGTCGTGGACGTGTACCGCGCCACGCTGGCCGCGCAAGCACCGGGCACAGTGCAATTCGTCACCGTAGGGCCGCTGGCCAACATCCTGGCGCTACTGGAATCCGGTCCGGACGAGCACTCGGACATGGGCGGCCGCGAGCTGGTCGCCAGCCGCGTACAGCGCTTCGTCATCATGGGCGGCCAGTACCCACAGGGTGACAACGAATGGAACTTTGACGGCGACCAGCCGGGCGTGACCCGCCGCACACTGGAGATGATCGACGTCCCGGTGGTCTTTTCCGGCTACGAACTGGGTGAGCCCATTCGTACTGGCCCGGCGCTCGCCAAGCTGCCGGAAAAACACCCTTTACGGGTCGGCTACCGGTATTTCAGCCAACACGCGTTCTGGATGAAGGACCGTTTCACCGGGCAGATCCTGGACAATGCATCCTACGACCAGACCGCGGTGCTGTTTGCCGTGCTGGGTGGTGAAGGCGAGTGGTGGTCGCTGTCCCAGCCCGGCACCGTCCTCGCCGATGACGAGGGCGGCAACCGCTGGCAGCCCGACCCGCAGGGCCGGCACCGCTACCTGGTGGCGGAAACGGCGCCGGACAACATCGCCGCCGTCATCCGCGAATGGATGATGAAATAG